The proteins below come from a single Balaenoptera acutorostrata chromosome 2, mBalAcu1.1, whole genome shotgun sequence genomic window:
- the CNN1 gene encoding calponin-1 isoform X2: MDGLKDGIILCEFINKLQPGSVKKVNESTQNWHQLENIGNFIKAITKYGVKPHDIFEANDLFENTNYTQVQSTLLALASMAKTKGNKVNVGVKYAEKQERKFEPEKLREGRNIIGLQMGTNKFASQQGMTAYGTRRHLYDPKLGTDQPLDQATISLQMGTNKGASQAGMTAPGTKRQIFEPGLGMEHCDTLNVSLQMGSNKGASQRGMTVYGLPRQVYDPKYCLTPEYPELGEPAHNHHAHNYYNSA; the protein is encoded by the exons ATGGACGGCCTCAAAGACGGCATCATTCTTTGCGA GTTCATCAATAAGCTCCAGCCAGGCTCTGTGAAGAAGGTCAATGAGTCCACCCAGAACTGGCACCAG CTGGAGAATATCGGCAACTTCATCAAGGCCATCACCAAGTACGGGGTGAAGCCCCACGACATCTTTGAGGCCAACGACCTGTTCGAGAACACCAACTACACCCAAGTGCAGTCCACCCTCCTGGCCCTGGCCAGCATG GCCAAGACGAAAGGGAACAAGGTGAACGTGGGAGTGAAATACGCAGAGAAGCAGGAACGGAAATTTGAGCCAGAGAAGCTAAGAGAAGGGCGGAACATCATCGGGCTGCAG ATGGGCACCAACAAGTTTGCCAGCCAGCAGGGCATGACAGCCTACGGCACCCGGCGCCACCTCTACGACCCCAAGCTGGGCACAGACCAGCCCCTGGACCAGGCCACCATCAGCCTGCAGATGGGCACCAACAAGGGAGCCAGCCAG GCCGGCATGACCGCTCCCGGGACCAAGCGGCAGATCTTCGAGCCGGGGCTGGGCATGGAGCACTGCGACACGCTCAACGTCAGCCTGCAGATGGGCAGCAACAAGGGGGCCTCGCAGCGGGGCATGACGGTGTACGGGCTGCCCCGCCAGGTCTACGACCCCAAGTACTGCCTGACGCCCGAGTACCCGGAGCTGGGCGAGCCTGCCCACAACCACCACGCGCACAACTACTACAACTCTGCCTAG
- the CNN1 gene encoding calponin-1 isoform X1 — MSSAHFNRGPAYGLSAEVKNKLAQKYDHQREQELREWIEGVTGRRIGNNFMDGLKDGIILCEFINKLQPGSVKKVNESTQNWHQLENIGNFIKAITKYGVKPHDIFEANDLFENTNYTQVQSTLLALASMAKTKGNKVNVGVKYAEKQERKFEPEKLREGRNIIGLQMGTNKFASQQGMTAYGTRRHLYDPKLGTDQPLDQATISLQMGTNKGASQAGMTAPGTKRQIFEPGLGMEHCDTLNVSLQMGSNKGASQRGMTVYGLPRQVYDPKYCLTPEYPELGEPAHNHHAHNYYNSA, encoded by the exons ATGTCCTCTGCTCACTTCAACCGAGGCCCCGCCTACGGGCTGTCAGCTGAGGTCAAGAACAAG CTGGCCCAGAAGTACGACCACCAGCGGGAGCAGGAGCTTCGAGAGTGGATCGAGGGGGTGACAGGGCGCCGCATTGGCAACAACTTCATGGACGGCCTCAAAGACGGCATCATTCTTTGCGA GTTCATCAATAAGCTCCAGCCAGGCTCTGTGAAGAAGGTCAATGAGTCCACCCAGAACTGGCACCAG CTGGAGAATATCGGCAACTTCATCAAGGCCATCACCAAGTACGGGGTGAAGCCCCACGACATCTTTGAGGCCAACGACCTGTTCGAGAACACCAACTACACCCAAGTGCAGTCCACCCTCCTGGCCCTGGCCAGCATG GCCAAGACGAAAGGGAACAAGGTGAACGTGGGAGTGAAATACGCAGAGAAGCAGGAACGGAAATTTGAGCCAGAGAAGCTAAGAGAAGGGCGGAACATCATCGGGCTGCAG ATGGGCACCAACAAGTTTGCCAGCCAGCAGGGCATGACAGCCTACGGCACCCGGCGCCACCTCTACGACCCCAAGCTGGGCACAGACCAGCCCCTGGACCAGGCCACCATCAGCCTGCAGATGGGCACCAACAAGGGAGCCAGCCAG GCCGGCATGACCGCTCCCGGGACCAAGCGGCAGATCTTCGAGCCGGGGCTGGGCATGGAGCACTGCGACACGCTCAACGTCAGCCTGCAGATGGGCAGCAACAAGGGGGCCTCGCAGCGGGGCATGACGGTGTACGGGCTGCCCCGCCAGGTCTACGACCCCAAGTACTGCCTGACGCCCGAGTACCCGGAGCTGGGCGAGCCTGCCCACAACCACCACGCGCACAACTACTACAACTCTGCCTAG